Genomic window (Zerene cesonia ecotype Mississippi chromosome 5, Zerene_cesonia_1.1, whole genome shotgun sequence):
AAACCTCCAAAtgtgcttttaaatatttttcctgtgtattttaacattacGTTTCCATTTCGAATTGCTTTTGGAATCATGGGGGAAGTGTTTGCTTAGCACTGTTAtggctttttaataataataaacatattaggTTTTTTAAGGTTGTTTGTTGAACgtcaatgttattatattcagaTTGTCATACTAAGTATGTAcaccttttaaaataaatatatttcccgCCATAAAACCAATATCAGCTCTATTACACGTACTAACTGTGACTACGGTGGACTGAAGGTGTAATCTATAAGCAGAGGAATTATTATgatcagtatttatttatggattaattgtaataaattacgtacaaaaagtaaatgaaaAGCAAACACGAAGGCGTAGAATCCCTTTATTACACTCGCAAACTTGTTGGCAAGTTAAACGCGGGCCTTTCCTTTGTTTCTCCTTTTGTGAATCCTTTTCAACTTGACGGAAGTTCCGTAATTAAGTTCCTTTCAACTTAActctgttttattatgtacttaaaaattatcGTCCTGAGTCTTCGAGAACTTTCCATTTGATAATCGaattttcgtaattttttGTGATCGGTGatacaaaataacttaatGAGCGTGCTATTTCTATTTCAGTTTGAATTTAAACTTTGACCCTTCACAAAAAAGGTTTAGAATTTAATGGACCTAATATTCAAAGCTGCTTTAAAAgagtgatttaaaaatattgccaGAGTATCGATGGATACAAATCACTGggattaaacaaaataagctGAGTTAAACACAGATACTGACTGAAGCTTATTGAATGTTtggtaaaattttgtttaatgaatttcgcaataacttatttatcaaaaataaataaaagtcaaCTAGAAAGGATCGTaagctaaaaaataaaaataaaaaatactaatactaaactttatcctactaatattataaatgcaaaagtttgtaagcatgtgtgtgtttgttgctctttcacgcaataaccgctgaacctattgcaatgaaatttggtacgtagatagctggacaactagaataacatataggaaactttttatcccgatattcctacggggttcctacgcgggtaaaaccgcgaggcgcagctagtacatcaTAAAGAAACAATACACAATTTAAACTATCAAttgcaaacaaattttaataagtatttgtttaaatttcaagTAATCTTTAGCGATACCGAtcctatattattaatgaagttAATAGGTAAATGGAAATGTAGTTCGAACAAAAGTATATTGCCGCTTTAGATTAATTACTAACAGTCTTTGTCTGGTAGGGCGTACAAAAATGCCGTAATTAAATCAACCCCAAAAATACATGTGTacctgccccataccccacaggAGGACACAGATTCGACACAAAGAATACTCAAAGCTTAAcctaacttttatattaacagGCAGTTTTACTAATTCAAACTTATAGCTTTAATTGTCTTATACTAAATAGCTCAACATAATGTGATGTAGCAACCTCTTACACTTAAAGATCAGCAATGCAATCCTGATTTGCTTTCAGTTCCTTCCCACTGTTCCTCTACCCTCAACAGCGCATCCAGCACCTGTCTCTTGACCTGGCTCTGCAGTCTCTTGGGTAGTCGTTTAGTGCTCTGGCAGACACTAGCAAAGAACAGGTCTAGGGAATCCTGGTCGTTCCCAGGGTCCCACGGCTCCGACTCTTGATCCTGGTCCGATTGGATCTCAGCTTCgtctatttttatgtcatcttTGACCACACGTCGGTTTCTGGTAGAGAAAAAGTtcagaattataattattattaagtgatGCTAAGATTtcgtttttgttgtttatacaATGAAACGAGTTGAGctccatatttttattaaatttgaatagacGCATTTTCTTGAATATCATTTTAAGTGACGGCCTATTAAGTTCGTTCAGAAATTAAATTCTGCAAATCATCAATCTGTGACAcaagattaataattaacacaagaattcttattttcaaacTACGCGAAGCTTGAACCTTAaacatatatacttttaacaataaactaaaccaaattgtaaaaaaattacattaaaatcggttcagccagTTGAAAGTTCTGCAAAAATGCAGTCGTATAATGCTTTTTAGGATGAAGTTTGAAGAACTAATAACCATAATATACGATACATAGGtacctattattttatgcaaaaaacTTCGAGTAACTTCGAGTACTTTTCTACCTCAGATCTCGATTTACTTGTCATAGAGCTGCCATTACCTCATAGTCATATATGGCAGGACGAAGGCCATCCGGTTCTGAAAGCGCCACTTCTTGCAAGGAGCCCCGGCCTTCGTGGTGGCGCCTTTCGTGGTCTTCTTGAGGGACTGCCGCAGGGAGTCGCGTAGGATCTTCCACTCGCGTTTCAACACTTCGCCTGGAAACAAgaataatacatagaaaatgaaaaaataatagaaagatCCAACAACCACGTATTTAACgctcatttcatttataaacgaTTTACTCTATAAGAACTTCGTTAATTATTGCAAGCAAAACCGAAAGATATTCATCGtagatacaatataatttataccattatacatacactagctgcgccccccggtttcacccgtgtaagtccgtatcccgtaggaatatcggaataaaaagcctttatgttattccagttgtcgaattatctacgtagcaaattttattgcaatcggttcagtagattttgcttgaaagagcaaacacacacatccttacaaactttcgcatttataatattaataggataataGGATTTACTCTGTAAGAATTTCGTTAATTATTGAAAGCGAAACCGCAGGACATTCATCGtagatacattataatttataccattatacatacataatacgaTTCATAAATGATTTTCCTCCGTGCTATGCGTCACCACTGAAGACATATTCgtacaaattattgtatatcaaGAATTTAATCGTAAATCAAATCGATTAGCAAAAATAGCATTCTGTAGGAAACCTATTGCAACAATACCCACATGTTATCGCTAGTATCAACATTAAacgtataaattaaacattttttcactAATATCGAAGTTCATTCGCACTGAATCAAaacaacacaatataaataacattggataactaaaaacacaaaattattctgtaaattgtaaaattagaTAACAAAGCTCATGCtcatattaaattctatttactAAACAACATCCAAGCCCCGTATCTCTCAGGGGATCTGTGAAAAATAAACCTTTACACGTACGATATAGAGCACATTTCTGCTTGACCGATTGGCAAACAATGGAAATGATTTCAAGCACAGCTAGGCGAAAGTGAACCTTAGCGCTCGAAGATAAGACTTACTATTGGCGTTGAGTCGCTCCGATATCTCCAGCCAGCAGCGGTCCCGCACGTCGATATCGCGATGGTTCTCATGTCTCGTGTCGTAGAGAACGGGGTATTTCTTCACTTCGTCAATCAGTTTCTCTCTATACTCTCTAGTGTTCATTTTATCGTTATTCATATTTGCAGTGATAGTTTGGGATGTTTGCGATAACGCGCGTGCCCCCAAGCGAGGCGTTAGCTATACTGAGCGAGTGAGACGATAGCTCACACTTCATAGCGCGACGTTGCCGCGCCGCGCCGTATCGCTCATCGCGAGCGGTGTGCGCCGTGGCTTAACGTAGGTGAAATGCTTCCAAATACGAATGTTTTACTGTGTACTGTTATAGAATTCACTTTAACACTTTAGTAGTCGTTTTTCGAAGGCTTTATTATTAACGAAATTAGAAGATGAAACTATTTTAAGCGAGATGTGAGATTCAAGTATTATCTTAGTATccataatgtaaattatataaatgtaatataagtaataatagcCTACCGCCATATCCCTACGAATAAAGTAACTCTCTCTGTCTGGCTCTCCTTAACGGCTAAACCGCTGAATcgttttggatgaaatttttgtacagagatagtttgggATCCCAGAAAGGATATAGAGCAGTTACTGCGCTACGCGGATGTAGCCGCGTCCGGAAATCATgtcttaaataaatctaaaaaatgaACTTCAAACAGTTTGaagcattatatttataatcttattaaataaattagaagtGCATCAGTAAATATTCTCTCCAGTTTTATTCAATAGCTCGCACTTCATTGCGTGAAACATAACTGTCACGTCTTGTCACGTTGTAAACAGTAAACTTAATAAAAGCAAGAAGTGTTTACTTTATTGGCGAGCACTGGTAACCACCGCAGATAACACAGTTCCTGCGATGATATAGCAGTGTGGAGTGTGGACATATTGCGTGCTCCTCGGTATGGATATCGGTCGTGTGACATGCgcaagctgcgccccgcgaccCCGCGACCCCGCGCCGCCCACCGCCAGCACGCACCAGTCGGGCGCGGGTCGCTTGCGCGAGTGCACGTCACGTCACCTCACACGTCACCTCACACGTCGCACGCCACACGTCACCGGTCGCCATGAGCAAGCTGGAGAAGTGGTCCGACGACACGACCTGCCAGTTCGTCACGCTCTACAAGAA
Coding sequences:
- the LOC119839989 gene encoding uncharacterized protein LOC119839989 translates to MNNDKMNTREYREKLIDEVKKYPVLYDTRHENHRDIDVRDRCWLEISERLNANSEVLKREWKILRDSLRQSLKKTTKGATTKAGAPCKKWRFQNRMAFVLPYMTMRNRRVVKDDIKIDEAEIQSDQDQESEPWDPGNDQDSLDLFFASVCQSTKRLPKRLQSQVKRQVLDALLRVEEQWEGTESKSGLHC